In one Cervus elaphus chromosome 9, mCerEla1.1, whole genome shotgun sequence genomic region, the following are encoded:
- the TMED1 gene encoding transmembrane emp24 domain-containing protein 1: MMAAGAALGLALWLLLPPVGVGGAGPPPIQDGEFTFLLPAGRKQCFYQSAPANASLETEYQVIGGAGLDVDFSLESPQGVLLVSESRKADGVHTVEPTEAGDYKLCFDNSFSTISEKLVFFELIFDSLQDEEEVEGWAEAVEPEEILDVKMEDIKESIETMRTRLERSIQVLTLLRAFEARDRNLQEGNLERVNFWSAVNVAVLLLVAVLQVCTLKRFFQDKRPVPT; the protein is encoded by the exons ATGATGGCGGCCGGCGCGGCCTTAGGCTTGGCCCTGTGGCTACTATTGCCGCCAGTGGGCGTGGGAGGAGCAGGGCCCCCGCCGATCCAGGACGGCGAGTTCACGTTCCTGCTGCCTGCGGGGCGGAAGCAGTGTTTCTATCAGTCCGCGCCGGCCAACGCAAGCCTTGAGACTGAGTACCAG GTGATCGGAGGTGCTGGGCTGGACGTGGATTTCAGTCTCGAGAGCCCTCAGGGAGTGCTGCTGGTCAGCGAGTCCCGCAAGGCAGACGGTGTGCACAC GGTGGAGCCCACCGAGGCCGGGGACTACAAGCTGTGCTTTGACAACTCCTTCAGCACCATCTCGGAGAAGCTGGTGTTCTTTGAACTCATCTTTGACAGCCTGCAGGATGAGGAGGAGGTCGAGGGCTGGGCAGAGGCTGTGGAGCCCGAGGAGATTCTGGATGTCAAGATGGAGGACATCAAG GAGTCCATCGAGACCATGAGGACCCGGCTGGAGCGCAGCATCCAAGTGCTGACTCTGCTGCGAGCCTTTGAGGCACGTGACCGTAACCTGCAAGAAGGCAACCTGGAGCGGGTCAACTTCTGGTCGGCCGTGAACGTGGCCGTGCTGCTGCTTGTGGCCGTGCTGCAAGTCTGCACGCTCAAGCGCTTCTTTCAGGACAAGCGGCCTGTGCCTACGTAG